DNA from Tsuneonella dongtanensis:
GGGGGCTCTCTGGACTGGAACTCCGAGCATCGGGACGGTGCGCGCATCGTCGCACCGGCGGGACGTGTCGACGAAGCGACGGCGACTTTCTTCGCCGAAAGCCTTGCTGCGAGCGTCGCGGACGGCGGACGGATCGTCATCGACCTTGCCGAAATCGCCTACATGTCCTCTCGCGGCCTCAGGGGCCTGACGCTGGCGCAGCGCAAGG
Protein-coding regions in this window:
- a CDS encoding STAS domain-containing protein → MSGGSLDWNSEHRDGARIVAPAGRVDEATATFFAESLAASVADGGRIVIDLAEIAYMSSRGLRGLTLAQRKASEAGARIVLARPNETMREILAISRYDMIFRVFETVEEALVDEA